In Monodelphis domestica isolate mMonDom1 chromosome 4, mMonDom1.pri, whole genome shotgun sequence, one DNA window encodes the following:
- the ROBO3 gene encoding roundabout homolog 3 isoform X2, which yields MLRYLLKTLLQMNLFADSLAGDISNSSELLFGFNSSLVALNHSLLPPGDPPLNGSRAGPEDAVPRIVEQPPDLLVSRGEPATLPCRAEGRPRPDIEWYKDGARVATAREDPRAHRLLLPSGALFFPRIVHGRRARPDEGVYTCVARNYLGVAASRNASLEVAVLRDDFRQSPVDVVVAVGEPAVLECVPPKGHPEPSVSWKKGNLRLKEQEGRITIRGGKLMMSHTLKSDAGMYVCVASNVAGERDSGAAELVVFERPSFLRRPVNQVVLADTPADFPCEVQGDPPPHLRWRKEEGELPIGRYEIGSDYSLRIGRVNAEDEGTYTCVAENSVGRAEASGSLSVHVPPQLVTQPQDQIAVPGDTVTFQCETKGNPPPAIFWQKEGSQILLFPSQPSQSTGRFTVSPSGQLNITEVQSGDAGYYVCQAVSVAGSILARALLQVKDVFLDGFPPIILHGPSNQTVVSGSAVWLPCKVTGNPEPSVQWLKDGQELNSGDLRLNLLANGTLHITNLQEGDLGIYSCVAKNSKGQAIWNGWLRIHDSVVGSTGLPPEPSGPPGSPSQPVVIEVTKNSITLTWKPSPQAGRSPVTSYVIEAFSQASGNTWKTVADGVQLETHTITGLQPNTIYLFLVRAAGIWGLSEPSPVSEPVQTQDSGPSRPVEDPWQGQQDLADVVVQLQEPLFLSPTSLKVSWTVDGQSQLVWGFRVFWRAVGSGGWTVLDTGSSGQQSAVLTELPAGVRIQIKVQPYSREGPGPESAVLTRSTPEEAPSGPPQAVTVALGGDGNSSITVSWEPPLPTQQNGIIQQYQIWCLGNESRFHVNQSAEGWARSAVLRGLLPGLLYRAQVAAATSAGVGVASPPVLVHLPLPRDPEPGPGLEMGLGLAERLARVLREPAFIAGGGAACGALLLGLCAALYRRRRLRKELSHYNASFAYTPAVSFPHTEGLSRASSRPPMGLGPAPYPWLADSWPHPPRSPTAQESRGSCCPSNPDPDDRYYNEAGISLYLAQTARGATAPGEGPIYSTIDPEGEELQTFHGGFPAQSPEDPGAWTTQYALPEWSQDDSDLRGGKLKILGKPVQTPSLSWPEPLPPPPPSCELSCLEGAEEELEHSSEHDEWCPPLPERSRLEESNLSKDCRASPSHGNIPSPTPSYGDQSTATLTPSPPEPSQPPTEIVCIHHTPRRVPAGASPPLSLSQSSLSGLEGGPVSLSASPMPPRHLSPSPVPTTTTTSVRARLPPREMASSPPGPRARTRKKSKATPYRKDRSPGDLPPPPLPPPEEEASWALGLPPMGNISSMERERRGEKRMVRVAPPGSHHASHPDEEAWLPYSRPSFLPRSQGASACSTAGSNSSRGSSSSRGSRGPGRSRRPGGEHREVKLGTERGGKGPGEVNAKR from the exons TTCCCTCGTATCGTGCATGGACGCCGAGCTCGTCCAGATGAGGGCGTCTATACTTGCGTGGCTCGCAACTACCTAGGAGTGGCGGCCAGTCGGAATGCTTCGCTGGAGGTGGCGG TTCTGAGGGATGACTTCAGGCAGTCCCCAGTGGATGTGGTGGTGGCAGTGGGGGAACCTGCAGTTCTGGAGTGTGTGCCTCCCAAGGGCCACCCAGAACCCTCAGTATCCTGGAAGAAGGGTAATCTTCGACTTAAGGAGCAGGAAGGACGGATCACG ATTCGTGGTGGGAAACTGATGATGTCACACACACTCAAGAGTGATGCTGGGATGTATGTATGTGTGGCCTCCAATGTGGCAGGAGAACGTGATAGTGGGGCAGCTGAACTTGTGGTTTTTG AGCGCCCCTCCTTCCTGCGCAGGCCTGTGAACCAGGTGGTCCTGGCTGATACCCCTGCTGACTTCCCATGTGAGGTGCAGGGGGATCCTCCACCACATCTGCGTTGGCGCAAGGAGGAGGGGGAGTTGCCTATAGGCAG GTATGAGATTGGGAGTGACTACAGTCTTCGGATCGGGAGGGTGAATGCAGAAGATGAGGGAACTTATACCTGTGTGGCCGAGAACAGCGTGGGCCGAGCTGAGGCCTCTGGCTCCCTCAGTGTCCATG tCCCACCACAGCTAGTGACACAGCCACAGGACCAGATAGCAGTTCCAGGAGATACTGTGACTTTCCAATGTGAGACCAAGGGGAATCCTCCACCTGCTATCTTCTGGCAGAAAGAAGGTAGTCAG ATTCTGCTCTTCCCTAGTCAGCCCTCCCAGTCCACAGGGCGTTTCACTGTCTCCCCAAGTGGTCAGCTCAACATCACTGAAGTACAAAGTGGGGATGCCGGTTACTACGTGTGCCAGGCAGTCAGCGTTGCTGGCAGTATTCTGGCCAGGGCCTTGCTGCAGGTGAAGGATG ttttcctGGATGGTTTTCCTCCCATTATCCTTCATGGGCCATCAAATCAGACTGTGGTGTCGGGCTCTGCTGTGTGGCTGCCATGCAAAGTGACTGGGAACCCTGAGCCCAGTGTTCAGTGGTTGAAGGATGGGCAGGAGCTGAACAGTGGAGACCTGAGACTCAATCTTTTGGCTAATGGCACCTTGCATATCACCAACTTGCAG GAGGGTGATTTGGGGATCTATAGCTGTGTGGCCAAGAATTCCAAAGGGCAGGCCATATGGAATGGTTGGCTAAGGATACATG ATAGTGTGGTTGGGTCCACAGGACTCCCTCCTGAGCCCAGTGGTCCCCCTGGGTCTCCCTCTCAGCCAGTGGTTATTGAAGTCACCAAGAACAGCATCACCCTAACCTGGAAGCCCAGCCCACAGGCTGGAAGGTCACCTGTTACATCATATGTAATAGAGGCCTTCAG CCAGGCATCTGGTAACACTTGGAAAACGGTAGCAGATGGTGTACAACTAGAGACACATACCATCACTGGTCTGCAGCCCAACACTATCTACCTGTTCCTGGTTCGAGCAGCAGGGATTTGGGGTCTCAGTGAACCTagtcctgtctctgagcctgtcCAAACTCAGG ACAGTGGCCCCTCCAGGCCAGTTGAGGATCCATGGCAAGGGCAGCAAGATCTGGCTGATGTGGTTGTTCAACTACAGGAGCCCCTTTTCCTGAGTCCCACATCCTTGAAGGTGTCCTGGACT GTGGATGGCCAATCTCAGTTGGTGTGGGGCTTCCGGGTATTTTGGAGGGCAGTAGGCTCAGGTGGTTGGACAGTTCTGGACACAGGATCCTCAGGCCAGCAGAGTGCTGTGCTGACGGAACTTCCAGCAGGTGTACGGATCCAGATCAAGGTGCAGCCCTACAGCAGGGAGGGACCAGGGCCTGAAAGTGCTGTTCTAACAAGGAGCACCCCTGAGGAGG CCCCCAGTGGGCCCCCCCAGGCAGTGACAGTAGCCTTGGGGGGTGATGGCAACAGCAGCATCACAGTTTCCTGGGAGCCTCCTCTCCCCACTCAGCAAAATGGAATCATCCAGCAATACCAG ATTTGGTGCCTGGGCAATGAAAGCCGCTTCCATGTAAACCAATCAGCTGAAGGCTGGGCACGGTCTGCAGTGCTTCGAGGGCTACTCCCAGGGCTCCTTTACAGAGCCCAGGTCGCTGCGGCCACCAGTGCTGGTGTGGGCGTGGCCAGCCCCCCAGTGCTGGTACACCTCC CTCTCCCAAGGGATCCAGAACCAGGGCCCGGCCTCGAGATGGGTCTAGGGCTTGCCGAGCGCCTGGCAAGGGTGCTTCGGGAGCCAGCCTTTATTGCCGGAGGCGGAGCAGCCTGTGGGGCGCTTCTCCTTGGACTCTGCGCTGCCCTGTATCGGCGTCGGAGACTGCGCAAGGAGCTCAGCCACTACAATG CCTCCTTTGCCTACACACCAGCAG TCTCCTTCCCCCACACTGAGGGCCTCTCCCGAGCCAGCTCCAG gCCTCCCATGGGCCTTGGCCCAGCCCCATATCCTTGGCTAGCAGACTCTTGGCCTCATCCACCTCGAAGTCCTACAGCTCAAGAATCAAGGGGAAGCTGCTGCCCTAGCAATCCTGACCCAGATGACAGATACTACAATG AGGCAGGGATCTCCCTATACTTGGCTCAGACAGCCCGAGGAGCCACGGCCCCAGGGGAGGGGCCCATCTATAGTACCATTGACCCAGAGGGTGAGGAGCTTCAAACCTTCCATGGGGGCTTCCCTGCTCAATCCCCTGAGGATCCAGGGGCCTGGACCACACAATATGCTCTACCAGAATGGAGCCAGGATGACAGTG acCTCCGAGGTGGGAAATTAAAGATCCTGGGAAAACCTGTACAGACCCCCTCTCTGAGCTGGCCTGAACCACTCCCTCCACCACCCCCTTCCTGTGAGTTAAGCTGCTTGGAGGGGGCTGAGGAAGAGCTAGAGCACAG TTCAGAACATGATGAGTGGTGCCCACCTTTGCCTGAAAGAAGTCGTCTGGAAGAGTCCAACCTAAGCAAAGACTGCAGGGCCTCCCCCTCCCATGGGAATATTCCCTCTCCCACTCCTTCTTATGGAGATCAATCCACAGCGACCCTTACCCCCTCACCCCCTGAGCCATCACAGCCCCCCACTGAAATTGTCTGTATCCACCATACACCCAG GCGAGTGCCCGCTGGAGCAAGTCCTCCTCTCAGCCTATCCCAGTCCAGCTTGAGTGGCCTCGAAGGAGGACCTGTTAGCCTGAGTGCCAGTCCAATGCCCCCTCGGCACCTTAGTCCCAGCCCTGTccctaccactaccaccacttcAG TTAGAGCCAGACTACCACCTAGAGAGATGGCTTCCTCACCCCCAGGACCCCGTGCACGAACTCGGAAGAAATCCAAAGCTACTCCTTACAGGAAGGATCGGAGTCCAGGAG ATTTGCCCCCACCACCCCTTCCTCCACCAGAAGAGGAGGCTAGCTGGGCTTTAGGGCTTCCACCAATGGGAAATATCTCCTCTATGGAacgagagaggagaggggagaaaagaatggTTCGAGTTGCACCCCCAGGGAGTCATCATGCCTCTCACCCTGATG AGGAAGCCTGGCTTCCATATAGCAGACCCAGTTTTTTGCCCCGAAGCCAGGGGGCTAGTGCCTGTTCCACTGCTGGTAGTAACTCCTCCAGAGGCTCCAGTAGTTCCCGGGGCTCAAGAGGTCCTGGTCGGAGCCGTCGCCCCGGAGGGGAGCATCGAGAAGTAAAGTTGGGgacagaaagaggaggaaaaggccCAGGGGAGGTAAATGCTAAGAGGTGA
- the ROBO3 gene encoding roundabout homolog 3 isoform X1, translating into MLRYLLKTLLQMNLFADSLAGDISNSSELLFGFNSSLVALNHSLLPPGDPPLNGSRAGPEDAVPRIVEQPPDLLVSRGEPATLPCRAEGRPRPDIEWYKDGARVATAREDPRAHRLLLPSGALFFPRIVHGRRARPDEGVYTCVARNYLGVAASRNASLEVAVLRDDFRQSPVDVVVAVGEPAVLECVPPKGHPEPSVSWKKGNLRLKEQEGRITIRGGKLMMSHTLKSDAGMYVCVASNVAGERDSGAAELVVFERPSFLRRPVNQVVLADTPADFPCEVQGDPPPHLRWRKEEGELPIGRYEIGSDYSLRIGRVNAEDEGTYTCVAENSVGRAEASGSLSVHVPPQLVTQPQDQIAVPGDTVTFQCETKGNPPPAIFWQKEGSQILLFPSQPSQSTGRFTVSPSGQLNITEVQSGDAGYYVCQAVSVAGSILARALLQVKDVFLDGFPPIILHGPSNQTVVSGSAVWLPCKVTGNPEPSVQWLKDGQELNSGDLRLNLLANGTLHITNLQEGDLGIYSCVAKNSKGQAIWNGWLRIHDSVVGSTGLPPEPSGPPGSPSQPVVIEVTKNSITLTWKPSPQAGRSPVTSYVIEAFSQASGNTWKTVADGVQLETHTITGLQPNTIYLFLVRAAGIWGLSEPSPVSEPVQTQADSGPSRPVEDPWQGQQDLADVVVQLQEPLFLSPTSLKVSWTVDGQSQLVWGFRVFWRAVGSGGWTVLDTGSSGQQSAVLTELPAGVRIQIKVQPYSREGPGPESAVLTRSTPEEAPSGPPQAVTVALGGDGNSSITVSWEPPLPTQQNGIIQQYQIWCLGNESRFHVNQSAEGWARSAVLRGLLPGLLYRAQVAAATSAGVGVASPPVLVHLPLPRDPEPGPGLEMGLGLAERLARVLREPAFIAGGGAACGALLLGLCAALYRRRRLRKELSHYNASFAYTPAVSFPHTEGLSRASSRPPMGLGPAPYPWLADSWPHPPRSPTAQESRGSCCPSNPDPDDRYYNEAGISLYLAQTARGATAPGEGPIYSTIDPEGEELQTFHGGFPAQSPEDPGAWTTQYALPEWSQDDSDLRGGKLKILGKPVQTPSLSWPEPLPPPPPSCELSCLEGAEEELEHSSEHDEWCPPLPERSRLEESNLSKDCRASPSHGNIPSPTPSYGDQSTATLTPSPPEPSQPPTEIVCIHHTPRRVPAGASPPLSLSQSSLSGLEGGPVSLSASPMPPRHLSPSPVPTTTTTSVRARLPPREMASSPPGPRARTRKKSKATPYRKDRSPGDLPPPPLPPPEEEASWALGLPPMGNISSMERERRGEKRMVRVAPPGSHHASHPDEEAWLPYSRPSFLPRSQGASACSTAGSNSSRGSSSSRGSRGPGRSRRPGGEHREVKLGTERGGKGPGEVNAKR; encoded by the exons TTCCCTCGTATCGTGCATGGACGCCGAGCTCGTCCAGATGAGGGCGTCTATACTTGCGTGGCTCGCAACTACCTAGGAGTGGCGGCCAGTCGGAATGCTTCGCTGGAGGTGGCGG TTCTGAGGGATGACTTCAGGCAGTCCCCAGTGGATGTGGTGGTGGCAGTGGGGGAACCTGCAGTTCTGGAGTGTGTGCCTCCCAAGGGCCACCCAGAACCCTCAGTATCCTGGAAGAAGGGTAATCTTCGACTTAAGGAGCAGGAAGGACGGATCACG ATTCGTGGTGGGAAACTGATGATGTCACACACACTCAAGAGTGATGCTGGGATGTATGTATGTGTGGCCTCCAATGTGGCAGGAGAACGTGATAGTGGGGCAGCTGAACTTGTGGTTTTTG AGCGCCCCTCCTTCCTGCGCAGGCCTGTGAACCAGGTGGTCCTGGCTGATACCCCTGCTGACTTCCCATGTGAGGTGCAGGGGGATCCTCCACCACATCTGCGTTGGCGCAAGGAGGAGGGGGAGTTGCCTATAGGCAG GTATGAGATTGGGAGTGACTACAGTCTTCGGATCGGGAGGGTGAATGCAGAAGATGAGGGAACTTATACCTGTGTGGCCGAGAACAGCGTGGGCCGAGCTGAGGCCTCTGGCTCCCTCAGTGTCCATG tCCCACCACAGCTAGTGACACAGCCACAGGACCAGATAGCAGTTCCAGGAGATACTGTGACTTTCCAATGTGAGACCAAGGGGAATCCTCCACCTGCTATCTTCTGGCAGAAAGAAGGTAGTCAG ATTCTGCTCTTCCCTAGTCAGCCCTCCCAGTCCACAGGGCGTTTCACTGTCTCCCCAAGTGGTCAGCTCAACATCACTGAAGTACAAAGTGGGGATGCCGGTTACTACGTGTGCCAGGCAGTCAGCGTTGCTGGCAGTATTCTGGCCAGGGCCTTGCTGCAGGTGAAGGATG ttttcctGGATGGTTTTCCTCCCATTATCCTTCATGGGCCATCAAATCAGACTGTGGTGTCGGGCTCTGCTGTGTGGCTGCCATGCAAAGTGACTGGGAACCCTGAGCCCAGTGTTCAGTGGTTGAAGGATGGGCAGGAGCTGAACAGTGGAGACCTGAGACTCAATCTTTTGGCTAATGGCACCTTGCATATCACCAACTTGCAG GAGGGTGATTTGGGGATCTATAGCTGTGTGGCCAAGAATTCCAAAGGGCAGGCCATATGGAATGGTTGGCTAAGGATACATG ATAGTGTGGTTGGGTCCACAGGACTCCCTCCTGAGCCCAGTGGTCCCCCTGGGTCTCCCTCTCAGCCAGTGGTTATTGAAGTCACCAAGAACAGCATCACCCTAACCTGGAAGCCCAGCCCACAGGCTGGAAGGTCACCTGTTACATCATATGTAATAGAGGCCTTCAG CCAGGCATCTGGTAACACTTGGAAAACGGTAGCAGATGGTGTACAACTAGAGACACATACCATCACTGGTCTGCAGCCCAACACTATCTACCTGTTCCTGGTTCGAGCAGCAGGGATTTGGGGTCTCAGTGAACCTagtcctgtctctgagcctgtcCAAACTCAGG CAGACAGTGGCCCCTCCAGGCCAGTTGAGGATCCATGGCAAGGGCAGCAAGATCTGGCTGATGTGGTTGTTCAACTACAGGAGCCCCTTTTCCTGAGTCCCACATCCTTGAAGGTGTCCTGGACT GTGGATGGCCAATCTCAGTTGGTGTGGGGCTTCCGGGTATTTTGGAGGGCAGTAGGCTCAGGTGGTTGGACAGTTCTGGACACAGGATCCTCAGGCCAGCAGAGTGCTGTGCTGACGGAACTTCCAGCAGGTGTACGGATCCAGATCAAGGTGCAGCCCTACAGCAGGGAGGGACCAGGGCCTGAAAGTGCTGTTCTAACAAGGAGCACCCCTGAGGAGG CCCCCAGTGGGCCCCCCCAGGCAGTGACAGTAGCCTTGGGGGGTGATGGCAACAGCAGCATCACAGTTTCCTGGGAGCCTCCTCTCCCCACTCAGCAAAATGGAATCATCCAGCAATACCAG ATTTGGTGCCTGGGCAATGAAAGCCGCTTCCATGTAAACCAATCAGCTGAAGGCTGGGCACGGTCTGCAGTGCTTCGAGGGCTACTCCCAGGGCTCCTTTACAGAGCCCAGGTCGCTGCGGCCACCAGTGCTGGTGTGGGCGTGGCCAGCCCCCCAGTGCTGGTACACCTCC CTCTCCCAAGGGATCCAGAACCAGGGCCCGGCCTCGAGATGGGTCTAGGGCTTGCCGAGCGCCTGGCAAGGGTGCTTCGGGAGCCAGCCTTTATTGCCGGAGGCGGAGCAGCCTGTGGGGCGCTTCTCCTTGGACTCTGCGCTGCCCTGTATCGGCGTCGGAGACTGCGCAAGGAGCTCAGCCACTACAATG CCTCCTTTGCCTACACACCAGCAG TCTCCTTCCCCCACACTGAGGGCCTCTCCCGAGCCAGCTCCAG gCCTCCCATGGGCCTTGGCCCAGCCCCATATCCTTGGCTAGCAGACTCTTGGCCTCATCCACCTCGAAGTCCTACAGCTCAAGAATCAAGGGGAAGCTGCTGCCCTAGCAATCCTGACCCAGATGACAGATACTACAATG AGGCAGGGATCTCCCTATACTTGGCTCAGACAGCCCGAGGAGCCACGGCCCCAGGGGAGGGGCCCATCTATAGTACCATTGACCCAGAGGGTGAGGAGCTTCAAACCTTCCATGGGGGCTTCCCTGCTCAATCCCCTGAGGATCCAGGGGCCTGGACCACACAATATGCTCTACCAGAATGGAGCCAGGATGACAGTG acCTCCGAGGTGGGAAATTAAAGATCCTGGGAAAACCTGTACAGACCCCCTCTCTGAGCTGGCCTGAACCACTCCCTCCACCACCCCCTTCCTGTGAGTTAAGCTGCTTGGAGGGGGCTGAGGAAGAGCTAGAGCACAG TTCAGAACATGATGAGTGGTGCCCACCTTTGCCTGAAAGAAGTCGTCTGGAAGAGTCCAACCTAAGCAAAGACTGCAGGGCCTCCCCCTCCCATGGGAATATTCCCTCTCCCACTCCTTCTTATGGAGATCAATCCACAGCGACCCTTACCCCCTCACCCCCTGAGCCATCACAGCCCCCCACTGAAATTGTCTGTATCCACCATACACCCAG GCGAGTGCCCGCTGGAGCAAGTCCTCCTCTCAGCCTATCCCAGTCCAGCTTGAGTGGCCTCGAAGGAGGACCTGTTAGCCTGAGTGCCAGTCCAATGCCCCCTCGGCACCTTAGTCCCAGCCCTGTccctaccactaccaccacttcAG TTAGAGCCAGACTACCACCTAGAGAGATGGCTTCCTCACCCCCAGGACCCCGTGCACGAACTCGGAAGAAATCCAAAGCTACTCCTTACAGGAAGGATCGGAGTCCAGGAG ATTTGCCCCCACCACCCCTTCCTCCACCAGAAGAGGAGGCTAGCTGGGCTTTAGGGCTTCCACCAATGGGAAATATCTCCTCTATGGAacgagagaggagaggggagaaaagaatggTTCGAGTTGCACCCCCAGGGAGTCATCATGCCTCTCACCCTGATG AGGAAGCCTGGCTTCCATATAGCAGACCCAGTTTTTTGCCCCGAAGCCAGGGGGCTAGTGCCTGTTCCACTGCTGGTAGTAACTCCTCCAGAGGCTCCAGTAGTTCCCGGGGCTCAAGAGGTCCTGGTCGGAGCCGTCGCCCCGGAGGGGAGCATCGAGAAGTAAAGTTGGGgacagaaagaggaggaaaaggccCAGGGGAGGTAAATGCTAAGAGGTGA